In a single window of the Carassius auratus strain Wakin unplaced genomic scaffold, ASM336829v1 scaf_tig00217432, whole genome shotgun sequence genome:
- the LOC113100964 gene encoding deoxyribonuclease-1-like isoform X1, producing the protein MDIPQNNKTVPPSGQTLTRKWKAKEYSCLTDNTGKQLESSQQTKAASVDTMKIASFNIRRLGPSKLANKNIVNYLIKIFSRYSIIILLEVVDKSGKSIDKFLQELNSTGANKKRPFTMVGSSRLGRTLYKEQFVCFYREDEAELVDTYQYEDNQVGDEDAFSREPFIMRFHCKHTVLKDLVLIPVHTKPKDSQKELDELYDVFLEVIDKWNTDNVMILGDFNADGAYVSKKKMKAIRIRTDPDFHWLIGDDVDTTVIESNDNTYDRIVVYKDDMLKAVVPKSAKPFNFQQAYNLSEEMALEISDHYPVEVSLKKSSAAKTSGKAKTKAQKRKA; encoded by the exons ATGGACATCcctcaaaacaacaaaacagtccCTCCCTCTGGGCAAACATTAACTCGGAAGTGGAAGGCTAAAGAGTACAG CTGCCTAACGGACAACACTGGAAAACAATTGGAGTCTTCACAGCAAACAAAAGCAGCTTCG GTGGACACAATGAAGATCGCATCTTTTAACATCAGACGTTTGGGTCCAAGCAAACTGgcaaacaaaaatattgtaaattatctTATAAAG ATCTTCTCTCGGTACAGTATAATCATTCTTCTGGAGGTGGTGGACAAATCGGGCAAATCTATAGACAAATTTCTGCAGGAGCTCAACAGCACTGG AGCTAACAAGAAACGCCCTTTCACAATGGTCGGAAGCTCCAGGCTGGGACGGACTCTTTATAAGGAGCAGTTCGTCTGTTTCTACAG AGAAGATGAGGCTGAACTGGTTGACACGTACCAATACGAAGACAATCAAGTGGGTGACGAGGACGCTTTCTCTCGAGAGCCTTTCATCATGCGtttccactgtaaacacacaG TGCTGAAAGATTTGGTGCTGATCCCCGTTCACACAAAGCCTAAAGACTCACAGAAGGAACTGGACGAACTGTACGACGTCTTTCTAGAGGTCATAGATAAATGGAACACGGAT AACGTCATGATCCTTGGCGACTTCAACGCGGATGGCGCTTACGTCTCTAAGAAGAAGATGAAGGCCATCAGGATCCGCACCGATCCCGATTTCCATTGGCTGATTGGAGACGATGTGGACACCACAGTCATTGAGTCCAATGACAACACCTACGACAG gaTTGTGGTGTATAAAGACgacatgttgaaagctgttgtgccAAAGTCTGCAAAACCTTTTAACTTTCAGCAAGCCTATAATCTTTCAGAGGAAATG GCCCTGGAGATCAGTGATCATTACCCAGTGGAGGTGAGTCTGAAGAAGTCGTCCGCGGCAAAGACCAGCGGCAAAGCCAAAACCAAAGCACAAAaacgcaaagcatga
- the LOC113100964 gene encoding deoxyribonuclease gamma-like isoform X2 — translation MKIASFNIRRLGPSKLANKNIVNYLIKIFSRYSIIILLEVVDKSGKSIDKFLQELNSTGANKKRPFTMVGSSRLGRTLYKEQFVCFYREDEAELVDTYQYEDNQVGDEDAFSREPFIMRFHCKHTVLKDLVLIPVHTKPKDSQKELDELYDVFLEVIDKWNTDNVMILGDFNADGAYVSKKKMKAIRIRTDPDFHWLIGDDVDTTVIESNDNTYDRIVVYKDDMLKAVVPKSAKPFNFQQAYNLSEEMALEISDHYPVEVSLKKSSAAKTSGKAKTKAQKRKA, via the exons ATGAAGATCGCATCTTTTAACATCAGACGTTTGGGTCCAAGCAAACTGgcaaacaaaaatattgtaaattatctTATAAAG ATCTTCTCTCGGTACAGTATAATCATTCTTCTGGAGGTGGTGGACAAATCGGGCAAATCTATAGACAAATTTCTGCAGGAGCTCAACAGCACTGG AGCTAACAAGAAACGCCCTTTCACAATGGTCGGAAGCTCCAGGCTGGGACGGACTCTTTATAAGGAGCAGTTCGTCTGTTTCTACAG AGAAGATGAGGCTGAACTGGTTGACACGTACCAATACGAAGACAATCAAGTGGGTGACGAGGACGCTTTCTCTCGAGAGCCTTTCATCATGCGtttccactgtaaacacacaG TGCTGAAAGATTTGGTGCTGATCCCCGTTCACACAAAGCCTAAAGACTCACAGAAGGAACTGGACGAACTGTACGACGTCTTTCTAGAGGTCATAGATAAATGGAACACGGAT AACGTCATGATCCTTGGCGACTTCAACGCGGATGGCGCTTACGTCTCTAAGAAGAAGATGAAGGCCATCAGGATCCGCACCGATCCCGATTTCCATTGGCTGATTGGAGACGATGTGGACACCACAGTCATTGAGTCCAATGACAACACCTACGACAG gaTTGTGGTGTATAAAGACgacatgttgaaagctgttgtgccAAAGTCTGCAAAACCTTTTAACTTTCAGCAAGCCTATAATCTTTCAGAGGAAATG GCCCTGGAGATCAGTGATCATTACCCAGTGGAGGTGAGTCTGAAGAAGTCGTCCGCGGCAAAGACCAGCGGCAAAGCCAAAACCAAAGCACAAAaacgcaaagcatga